The following coding sequences lie in one Sorghum bicolor cultivar BTx623 chromosome 6, Sorghum_bicolor_NCBIv3, whole genome shotgun sequence genomic window:
- the LOC110436646 gene encoding altered inheritance rate of mitochondria protein 25 — MRWLPRLLSHAAAAGRASAAARSTTGLVKGGGSHGFASGGWDGSTAVPREWLRKLWVDELRKQKEAARRWGVGASSWNTGGGAEPSLGAFASSVEVAGAAREAPSRSSQYKYQDLNPFEARLAPLLARANLIIARDIEWANIMFAFEQESRYIIMDPLFPQSPVGFIREKSNVIFRQLLRTRRPFVAEITDAMGNEIFKVRRPFWWINSSIYAEVDGKEIGVVHRRWHLWRRIYDLYLGNRQFAVVENPGFWNWTFSLVNEDDKLLAQIDRNWRGIGFELFTDAGQYAIRFGDEGQSHKFALAADVDELHVVRQLTLPERAVALALAISLDSDYFSRRGGWGLPFLIATE, encoded by the exons ATGCGGTGGCTACCGAGGCTGCTCTCTCACGCCGCCGCGGCCGGGAGGGCCTCCGCGGCGGCGAGGTCCACCACTGGTCTCGTCAAGGGAGGAGGATCCCACGGGTTCGCCAGCGGCGGCTGGGATGGGTCAACGGCGGTGCCCCGGGAGTGGCTGCGGAAGCTGTGGGTAGACGAGCTGAGGAAGCAGAAGGAGGCCGCGAGGAGGTGGGGCGTCGGCGCGTCATCTTGGAACACCGGCGGCGGTGCGGAGCCTTCGCTCGGCGCGTTCGCGAGTTCTGTGGAGGTTGCGGGAGCAGCCAGGGAGGCACCGTCAAGGAGCTCTCAGTACAAATACCAGGACCTCAACCCCTTCGAG GCCAGACTGGCTCCACTTCTTGCAAGAGCTAACCTCATCATTGCCAGGGATATTGAGTGGGCGAACATCATGTTTGCTTTTGAGCAG GAGAGCAGGTATATCATAATGGACCCACTCTTTCCACAATCT CCAGTAGGTTTTATTCGAGAGAAAAGCAACGTCATCTTTAGGCAG CTACTCAGAACAAGAAGGCCATTTGTTGCAGAAATAACAGATGCTATGGGTAACGAGATATTTAAG GTTCGCAGGCCATTTTGGTGGATTAACAGCTCAATTTATGCAGAAGTGGATGGTAAG GAGATAGGTGTAGTTCACAGGCGTTGGCACCTTTGGCGGAGAATTTATGACCTGTACTTAGG GAATAGGCAATTTGCAGTTGTTGAGAATCCAGGATTCTGGAACTGGACCTTTAGCCTGGTGAATGAAGATGATAAACTGTTGGCTCAGATTGATCGTAACTGGAGGGGCATTGGCTTTGAG CTCTTCACGGATGCTGGCCAGTATGCTATCCGGTTTGGTGATGAGGGACAGAGCCACAAGTTTGCTCTTGCTGCAGAT GTTGATGAACTGCATGTGGTTCGCCAGCTGACTTTGCCTGAAAGGGCAGTGGCTCTTGCTCTCGCGATTTCCCTGGACAGTGATTACTTCTCTAGAAGAGGTGGCTG GGGACTTCCGTTTCTGATTGCCACAGAGTAG